The window TCTGCCGCCGCTTGGGCCTCGGCCGCAGACACCGCGTTGGCTTCCGCGGCGGAGGGGATGTCCTCGTCGAGCGCACCGCGTGAGGAACAGCCCGCCAGCACGATCGCCAGCGCCGCCACAGACATCAGACCCTTGGACATGCCCACTCTCCTGTGTTTTTTGAACATTGCATTGTCTTCATGTTTCACGGCAAGGTCGGTGACCAGGCCGGTTCGCGCACATCACCGTCGCTGAGCGGCATGTTGAGCTTGATCGCGCCGTCCGCACTCACGGCGCCGAGCACGCCGCGGCCCTCGGCCTCGGTGGCGTAGATGATCATCTCGCTGTTCGGCGCAAAACTCGGTGATTCATCAAGCCGGCCGCTGGTCAGCACGTCGAGCAGGTTGCTCTCGAGGTCCAGCACCGCGATGCGGAAGTCGGAGCCGAGCTGGTGCACCATGGCGAGCAGCTTGCCGTTCGGCGACACCGCCGGGCTTGCGTTGTACTTGCCCTCGAATGTCATGCGCTCGGTCGTGCCGCCCTGCGCCGGGATGCGGTAGATCTGCGGGCCGCCCGCACGGTCCGAGGTGAAATAGATGAACCTGCCGTCCGGTGACCAGGCCGGCTCGGTCTCGATCGCCGGGTTGTTGGTCAGCTGGAAGCGGTCACCGCTGCCGACGTTGATCACGTAGAGGTCCGGGCTGCCCCGCAACGACAAGGTGACCGCAATCTGCCGACCGTCAGGCGACCAGGCCGGTGCCCCGTTGATGCCCTCGAAGGACGCGAGCTGTTGGCGCTGACCGGTGTAGCGGTCCTGCACGAAAATGGCGGTGCGCCGCGGGTTCTCGAACGACACATAGGCAAGCTTGCCGCCGTCGGGCGACCAGGCCGGCGACATCAGCGGTTTGCTCTGGCTGACCACGGACGCGGGGTTGGCGCCGTCCGAATCCGACACCTGCAGCTCGAACCGCCGCGACTCCACGCTGTCGCCCTTGACCGACACGTAGACGAGGTTTGTGTCAAAGGCGCCGGGGGTGCCCAGCAGCGCTTCGACCACAGCGTCGGCGATCTTGTGCGCCGAGCGCCGAAGCTGGTTGCGACGCGGGTTGTATTGCACTGAGGTCAGCACCTGCT of the Pseudomonadota bacterium genome contains:
- the tolB gene encoding Tol-Pal system beta propeller repeat protein TolB; the encoded protein is MAQTHRVAVALLVVLTAWFSTASHAVLRIEIKGGVGGGLPIAVVPFGIEGNVPEDIAEIVANDLFRTGRFDPVARENMISSPVRSDDVRFDNWKILQVDYLIVGRVKQLTALDFQVTFELIDVFRQQVLTSVQYNPRRNQLRRSAHKIADAVVEALLGTPGAFDTNLVYVSVKGDSVESRRFELQVSDSDGANPASVVSQSKPLMSPAWSPDGGKLAYVSFENPRRTAIFVQDRYTGQRQQLASFEGINGAPAWSPDGRQIAVTLSLRGSPDLYVINVGSGDRFQLTNNPAIETEPAWSPDGRFIYFTSDRAGGPQIYRIPAQGGTTERMTFEGKYNASPAVSPNGKLLAMVHQLGSDFRIAVLDLESNLLDVLTSGRLDESPSFAPNSEMIIYATEAEGRGVLGAVSADGAIKLNMPLSDGDVREPAWSPTLP